The proteins below are encoded in one region of Rhododendron vialii isolate Sample 1 chromosome 7a, ASM3025357v1:
- the LOC131333398 gene encoding V-type proton ATPase subunit c''2-like, with protein MDSASTMEVGASSSWSRAMLQISPYTFAALGIAIAIGVSVLGAAWGIYITGSSLIGAAIKAPRITSKNLISVIFCEAVAIYGVIVAIILQTKLESVPASQLYAPESLRAGYAIFASGIIVGFANLVCGLCVGIIGSSCALSDAQNSSLFVKILVIEIFGSALGLFGVIVGIIMSAQATWPAAV; from the exons ATGGATTCAGCTTCGACAATGGAGGTGGGTGCTTCGAGCTCGTGGTCTCGTGCCATGTTACAGATCTCACCTTACACTTTCGCCGCCCTTGGCATCGCCATCGCTATCGGCGTCTCCGTTCTCGGCGCTGCTTG GGGGATTTATATAACCGGAAGTAGTTTGATCGGTGCGGCCATCAAAGCTCCACGAATCACTTCCAAGAATCTCATTAG TGTGATCTTCTGTGAAGCTGTTGCTATTTATGGTGTTATCGTGGCAAttattttacaaacaaaattggAAAGTGTTCCAGCGTCACAGTTATATGCCCCTGAATCTCTCAGAGCAGGTTATGCTATCTTTGCCTCTGGGATTATTGTGGGTTTCGCCAACCTTGTCTGCGG GCTTTGTGTAGGAATTATCGGAAGTAGCTGTGCACTATCTGATGCACAAAACTCTTCACTTTTTGTGAAGATTCTTGTGATTGAAATCTTCGGCAGTGCACTAGGGTTGTTTGGGGTGATAGTGGGGATAATTATGTCTGCTCAAGCAACGTGGCCTGCGGCAGTTTAG